The Dokdonella koreensis DS-123 genome has a segment encoding these proteins:
- a CDS encoding WGR domain-containing protein: MRLFMQTQPVTTEAPKFYQIDLEQDLLGGWTLSREWGQQGGRSSRKRELYLERDAALAAFESARDSQLRRGFQIMFSRGL, translated from the coding sequence ATGCGCCTTTTCATGCAGACCCAGCCGGTCACCACGGAAGCTCCCAAGTTCTACCAGATCGATCTCGAACAAGATCTTCTGGGTGGCTGGACCTTGTCGCGCGAATGGGGCCAGCAGGGCGGCCGCAGCAGCCGCAAGCGCGAGCTGTACCTCGAGCGTGACGCCGCGCTGGCGGCGTTCGAGAGCGCCCGCGACTCGCAGCTGCGCCGCGGCTTCCAGATCATGTTCAGCCGCGGCCTGTAG